DNA from Asanoa sp. WMMD1127:
GGCGACCGTCACGACGATCCGCCTGTCGCCCGGCGAACGCGCCGAGGTCGTCGTCCCGATGCGCGCCACCGAGCGGACGGTGCTGCGCAGCTTCCCGCCCGCCGGCGGCCGGGGCATCGACGGCGGGAAGGACCAGTTCGACGTGCTGGAGCTGCGGGCGGCGGGGCGGCTGCGCAGCGCCGGCGCGGTGCCGGCCACACTCGGCGCGATGACCAGGCTCGACCCCGCGAACGCCACCGTCACACGCGAGTTCCGGCTCAGCGGCACCAATATCAATGGCGACAAGATGGACCTCGACCGGATCGACCTCGTGGCCGAGAAAGGCGCCACCGAGATTTGGACCGTGCGCAACACCGACGGCCAGCGACACAACTTCCACGTGCACGACGTGCAGTTCCAGGTGTTGTCGGTCGACGGCGGCCGGCCACCCGCGGATCTCGAGGGCTGGAAGGACACCGTCTTCCTGCCGCCGAAAAGCGAGATCACATTGATCCTGCGGTTCGCCGACTACGCCGACCCGACCATGCCGTACATGTATCACTGTCACCTCCTGATGCACGAAGACAAGGGGATGATGGGACAGTTCGTGGTGGTCGAACCGGGGCAGTCGGCAGGGCCGATCGGAGGGGTGGGCGGCCACGAGCACCGGTAGGTGGGTTCGACTAGATTTGACCCGTGCTGGGGCTACCCGATCACGTGACCGCCTGCCTTTTCGACATGGACGGCGTACTCACGCAGACCGCGACCGTTCACAACGCGGCGTGGACCGAGACTTTCGATGATTTTCTTCGCCGGCGCAGCGACCGGACCGGCGAGCCGTTCACGGCATTCGACCCCCGTTCCGACTATCCCAAATTCGTCGACGGCCGCACCCGGGCCGACGGCGTGCGGACGTTTCTCGCGTCCCGCGGCATAACCCTTCCCGAGGGCGAGCCGGACGACCCGCCGGAGGCGGACACCGTCAACGGCGTCGGCAACCGCAAGAACGAGGTGCTGCTGCGCCGGATCCGGGAAGACGGCGTCGCGGTCTACGACGGCTCGGTCGCGTACCTGCGCGCCGCCCGCCAAGCCGGCCTCAAGACGGCGGTCGTCTCGGCCAGCGCCAACACCCCGGACATCCTGAAGATCACTGGGCTCGGTGAGCTGCTCCAGGCCCGGGTCGACGGCAACGTCGCGCGGGCCGAGAAGCTGCCCGGCAAGCCCAAGCCGGACACCTTCCTGCGCGGCGCCGAGCTGCTGGGCGTCGACCCCGCCGACGCGGCCGTCTTCGAGGACGCACTCGCCGGGGTGGAGGCGGGCCGGGCGGGCAACTTCGGCATCGTCATCGGCGTTGACCGGGTGGGTGGCAGCCACGGCGCCGACCTGAAGACACACGGCGCCGACGTCGTCGTGCGCGACCTTTCTGAGCTGCTGGAGGGCACGGCATGATCCGCGAGCGGGCCTATCCGGTCGAGGCCTGGCACGTCCGGGAGACGAGGCTCGACCTCGACGTGCTGGCGCAGGCCGAGTCGGTCTTCGCGCTCGGCAACGGGCACATCGGGATGCGCGGCAACCTCGACGAGGGCGAGCCGCACGGCCTTCCCGGCACCTATCTCAACTCGTTCTACGAGCTGCGCCCGCTGCCCTACGCCGAGGCCGGCTACGGCTTCCCCGAGTCGGGCCAGACCGTGGTCAACGTGACCAACGGCAAGCTGATCCGGCTGCTGGTCGACGACGAGCCGTTCGACGTGCGCTACGGCGAGCTCGACGCGCACTCCCGCGTGCTCGACCTGCGAGCCGGCACGCTCGACCGGACGGTGCACTGGCGTTCGCCGGCGGGCCGGGCGGTCAAGGTGCGCAGCACCCGGCTCGTCTCGTTCACCCAGCGCTCGATCGCCGCGATCCGCTACGAGGTCGAGGCCGTCGACGAGCCGCTGCGGCTGATCGTGCAGTCGGAGCTCGTGGCCAACGAGGAGCTGCCCGGGCAGAGCCGGGACCCGCGGGTCGCCGCCGTGCTCGAACGTCCACTGCAGATCGAGGAGCGGGTCACCGACAAGACCCGCGGCCTGCTGATCCACCGCACCAAGCGGAGCGGCCTGCGGGTCGGCGCCGCGATGCAGCACGAGGTCGACGGTCCGGCCAAGACCAACATCAACACCGAGTCGCACGACGACTGGGCCCGCACCACGATCGCCTGCGTGCTCAAGCCGGGCGAGAAGCTGGTCGTGGTCAAGCTGCTGGCCTACGGCTGGTCCAGCCGGCGCTCGCTGCCCGCGATCCGCGACCAGGTCAGCGCCGCGCTGGCGGCCGCCGAGTTCTCCGGCTGGGACGGCCTGGTCCGCGAGCAGAAGGAATACCTCGACACGTTCTGGGACGCGGCCGACGTCAAGGTCGAGGGCGACTCCGAGGTGCAGCAGGCGGTCCGGTTCGGGCTGTTCCACGTGCTGCAGGCCGGCGCCCGGGCCGAGCTGCGGCCGATCGCGGCCAAGGGGCTGACCGGGCCCGGCTACGACGGCCACGTCTTCTGGGACACCGAGATGTTCGCGCTCCCCGTGCTGACGTACACCCAGCCGGTGGCGGTGGCGCACGCCCTGCGCTGGCGGCACGCGACCCTGGACATGGCCCGCGATCGGGCCAAGCAGCTGGGCCTGCGCGGCGCCGCGTTCCCGTGGCGGACGATCCGCGGCCAGGAGTGTTCGGGCTACTGGCCGGCGGGCACGGCCGGTTTCCACGTCAACGCCGGTATCGCCGACGCGGTGCGCCGCTACGTGCAGGCCACCGGCGACGCCGACTTCGAGCGCGAGATCGGCCTGGAGCTGCTGGTCGAGACCGCCCGGCTGTGGCACTCGCTCGGCCACCACGACCGGCACGGCAAGTTCCACATCGACGGCGTGACCGGTCCCGACGAATACACCGCGGTCAAGAACGACAACATCTACACCAACCTGATGGCGCGGCGGAACATGATCGAGGCCGCCGAGTGCGTCAACCGGCACAGCGAGCGGGCGTGGCGGCTGGGCGTCGACGACGAGGAGACCGCCGCCTGGCGGGACGCGGCCGCCAACATGCACATCCCGTACGACGAAGAGCTCGGTGTGCACCCGCAGGTCGAGGGCTTCACCCGCTACCAGGAGTGGGACTTCGACAACACGCCGCCGGAGAACTACCCGCTGCTGCTCAACTACCCGTACTTCGACCTCTACCGGCGCCAGGTGGTCAAGCAGTCCGACCTCGTGCTGGCGATGCACTGGTGCGGCGACGCGTTCTCCGACGAGCAGAAACTGCGCAACTTCGACTACTACGAGCGGCGTACGGTCCGCGACTCGTCGTTGTCGGCGTGCACGCAGGCCGTGGTCGCGGCCGAGGTGGGCTACCTCGAGCTGGCCCACGACTACCTCGGCGAGGCCGCGCTGATGGACCTGCACGACATCCACAACAACACCCGGGAGGGGCTGCACATCGCCGCCCTCGCCGGCGCCTGGCTCGGCCTGGTCGCCGGGTTCGGCGGCATGCGCGACCACGAGGAGCAGCTCACGTTCATGCCGCGCCTGCCGGCCCGGATCAGCCGGTTGGAGTTCGCTCTCATGTGGAAGGGCAAGCGGCTGCGGGTCGACGTGCGGCAGCACGAGGCGATCTATTCGCTGCGGGACGGCGAGCCCGACGATGCCAGCATCGACCTCAGCCACCATGGCGAGCCGATCACGGTGACCTGCGAGAAGGAGGTGCGGGTCAAGATCCCGCAGCTCGATCCGCACCGCCGGCAGCCGCGCCAGCCCGCGGGTCGGGCCCCGGCCCGCAGGCCGGTGCCCGACACCAGGCGGCGCTAGAGAAGCGACAAGTGGACGTGGTTGGTGTGGTCGCTGGACGGGTCGCCATGGGCGCCGCTGTAGGACTTCCAGGTGCCCGTCGACGGTAGCCACACCTGCCGGTACCAGATGACGTAGAGGATCCCCAGCTTGTCGGCGTTCTTCACCAGGAACGCCGCCAGGTTGTTGCCGTAGAACCGGGCGTCGCCCTGGGCGTCCCCGCTGCCGAAGTCGTTGGTCTTGAACACCGAGAAGTCGCAGGCGCGCCCCTTCGGATGCTCGAAGGGGCCGCCGTCCCGGTGACACGAGACGAACCGCTTGAAGCCCAGCCGCTGGGTCTCCTTGAGCGCGAACAGCGTGCGCGGCGTGATGCACCCGTTGGTCGTCGGGTCGTCCACACTGCACGACTGCGCCGGGAACGAGCCGTCCGAGGCACGCGGCGACTGCCGGGCGACGGGCTGGTTCACGTACGCGTTGCCGTTCACCGTCCGACCGCCGGCGAGCTTGAACGCCTTCTCCACATCGGACTTCTGCTTGGCCATCACGGCCAGCTGGGCCGACTCGCGCTTGGTCTCCAGGTCGAGCTGGGCCTTGGCCGCCGCGGCCTGGCGCTGGTTGTCGGCGAGCTCGGCCAACCGCTCGTTGTCGTACGCCGACAGCATCTCGAGGGTCTCGGCCTTGTCCAGGAACTCGTTCTCGTCCCGGCTGTTGAGCAACATGAGCGCCGGACCGATCCGGCCGTTCATGTAGTTGTGCCGGGCGATCTCGGCGGCCTGCGGCGCCAGCGCGGCCCGGCGCACTTCGAGCCGGGCCATCTCCTTGTTGAGCGCGTCCTGCTTCTTGCGGGAGTCGGTGACCGCGTTCTTCGCCTCGACAAAGGCGCGACTGGTGCGCTCGATGGCCTCGTCGATCAGTTCGTTCTTTCCGCCTTCGCGGGGCGGTGAGGGGGTGGGGTTGGGTGCGGCGACCGCTGCCGGGGCGAGGCCGATGCCCACCAGCAGCGTTACGGTGCCGACCAGGGCGGCGCGCCGGGCGAGAGCGCGCGTGCGTCCTTTGCGCGTCATTCACGTTCCTTCGGTAGGGCCGCCTACCGGGTTAGCTGACGGGTTCGGGGCGGAACAACCCCTACCGCTGTCGCGGACTCACCCCAGGAACACGGGTCCCCGGCTCGCCTCTCGGCGATTAGGCGGCAACTGCGCCGGGGTCACCGGGGGGATGATCCGGCGGAAGCCGGAGCCAGCTTAACCGATCCCGACCTATTCTTCGCAAGGATCGGATGCCTCTTCCTTTGCCCTGGAATGCGTTACGTACCAACGACTTTCGGTGACGTAAGGAGCGCTTAAGAAAGGGCACGGGAAAACGTGAAAGAAGGCGTACGCAACCGCCGGTGTCAGCCGAACGTGTGGTCAATCGGGTGTTCATTTCGAGTTGGCCGGTTCCGCTGGACAAGGAGGCTCGCGGGGCCGCTAATGGAGTCACCCCGACCGGGTTACCGGCCGGCACACCACCCCACCCCAACGGCGCCGCCGGCGACTCCTGCCGACGGCGGCAGATAACCGCACTCATCGGAGGCGCCGTGGACGACATCGCCGTCCTCACGGAGCAAGCGGCGGAGACCTATGTCGCCGCCGCGGGATTTCGGGTCGGCCCGATCGGCCGGGTCGGCGTCGAGCTGGAATATCCCGTGCGCGACCCGCGCGCGCCGCTGGCGCGCCCGTCGATCGCCCGGTTGACCGCGGCCACCGCCGGCCTGGGCTCCTTGCCCGGCGGCGGCCAGATCACCATCGAGCCAGGCGGCCAGCTGGAGATCTCGTCAGCGGTCGGCGCGTCCCTGTCCGACTGCGTGTCGGCCGCCCGCACCGACCTCGCCATCGTGCGGTCGGCGCTGTCCGCCGAGGGCCTGGTGCTGGACGGCACCGGTCTCGACGCGCACCGCCGGCCCGAGCTGGTCACGACGCACCCGCGCTACGTCGCGCTCGCCGAATACCACGCCCGGTCGGGCGGCAAAGGGCTGGCGGTCATGTGCAACTCCGCCAGCGTGCAGGTCTGCCTGGACGCCGGCGACGACTCCGACGGCTGGGCCGGCTACCGGATGCGCTGGTGGCTGGCCGACGCGATCGGCCCGGTCCTGCTGGCGGCGTTCGCCAACTCGCCCCACGCCGTACGCGGCACCCGCTGGGTCTCCTACCGCCAGGCGCTGCGCTTCGGCACGGACGCGAGCCGCACCCGCGCGCCGCGAGCGGGCGGCGAGCCCCGGTCCGACTGGGCCCGCTACGCGCTGCGCGCCAACGTCGCCATGGTCGCGGGGCCGGAACCCTGGCTGGTGCCGACCGGCCTGACGATGCGGTCCTGGCTGCGGGGGCATGGTCCGCGCCCCGCCACCCTGGAGGATCTGGAGCGCCACCTGGGCACCCTTGTGCCACCGGTACGCCCGCGCGGCTACCTCGAGTTCCGCATGATCGACCAGCAGCCCGGCGACGGCTGGGTGGTGCCGCTGGCGGTGGTGACGGCGTTGCTCGACGACCCGCTCGCCGCCGACGCGGCGGCCGCGGCCACCGAGCACCTGCGCTCACCGCTGCGCCGGCACCGCGACTGGGTGGCCGCGGCCCGCACGGGCCTGCGCGACCCCGCCCTGGCGTCGGCCGCGCTGAGCTGCTTCACGGCGGCGGCCGCCGCCCTGGACCGCCGCGGCGCGGGCCCGCGCATCCAGCAGGCGGTGGAGACGTTCATCGAACGCTACGTGGCGCGCGGCGCCTGCCCCGCCGACGACCCGGTCCCGCCGGCCACCTTCACGGAGCCCGCCCTCGGCTGACAACCCACCCTGCGCCAGCCCAGCCCTCGCTGGACCGTCGCGCCCCGCCCCACCCCGGGCTGCCGGCGTTAGCAACGGGCCGTTCCTATGCGGAAAGCGTTAGCAACGGGCCGTTCCTTCGCGTGAGGCGTCAGGGGCGGTCCTCGGGGAGGCAGAGGGTGACGGCGGCCGGGACCGCGCGGGCCTTCAGCTTCTTGGCCGCGCTGCGGGCGCCGCCGTCGATCTCGTAGGTCAGCGGCTCCGCCAGCTTCACCCGAATCTTCTGGCCCGCCGTGATCTTGATGAAGGGCGATCCTTCGGAGCGTCCCGTGGCCATCCGGCCGAGGGTGCGGGCCCATTCCAGGGCGCCCTCGGCCGTGGCGACGCCGACCTCCAGCAGGCCGTCGTGCGGGCTGGCGTCGTCGAACGCGCGGATGCCGCCGGTGATCGTGCCGACGTTGCCGAAGAGGACGCAGCTGGCCTCGCCGCTGTACCACTCGTTGCCGTCGACCGTCACGGTCATCGGGACGGCGCCGTCGCGGACGTGGCGTACGCCGGTCCAGGCGTAGGCCACCCGGCCCAGCCGGTCCTTCAGGCCACGGTCGGCGTCGCGGATCAGCTCCCCGTCGAACCCCGCGCCGGCCATCACCGCGAAGTGCTCACCATTGATCTTGCCCAGGTCGAGCGACCGCCGCCGGCCGTGCAGGCCGATCTCGAGCGCGGCCGCCAGGTCCTCCGGGATGCCCAGATTGCCGGCCAGCAGGTTGGCGGTGCCGGCCGGCAGGATGGCCAGCGGCACGTCGGCCGCGCCCGCCTGGGCCAGCGCGTCGACCGTGCGCTGCACCATGCCGTCGCCGCCCCACACGAAGATCAGTTCGGCGCCGTCCTTGAGCGCGGCCCGCACCCGCTTGGGCGCCTTGCGGCTCTTGGGCACCTCGTGCCAGATCGGGTCGGCGATGCCCGCGTCCGCCAGCCGGTGGCGCAGCTCCGGCAGCCCGCCACCGAAACTCTTCTTGCGGTGCGCGACCACCGCGACCTTGCCTGCCATGGCCGGTTCATTTACCCAAGCGACGCTACGCCCACACGATCGGTGCCGAACTCCTCGTGCCGCGGCACCCCGGGCCATTGCGCGCCGGTGTTGCGCAGGAAGTACTCGAGCCCGGGCTCCCAGGTGTGCCCGCTCGAATGACGGTGATAGATGTAGCCGAGCGGATGCGTGCGATAGATCAGCCCGCCCGATCGCCCCACGCGCTCGATCAGTCCACGGTCGATCGACCGCGGCACCGGCCGCCAGCCACCGATCTCCTCAAGGTCGCCCCGGCTGATCAGCATCGTGCCGCCGGCCACCACGCGCGCATAGTGCTCGGCCTGCCCGTTGGCCCGGCGCACCGTGGTGTCCAGCGCGTGCAGGTGCACGAACTCGGCCGCCTTGCCGACCAGCGTCGCCCCCGAGACCAGCCGCGCCAGGACCAGATCCCAGACATGTTCCGGCCCGTACGTGTCGTCGTCGTCGAACTTGGTGATCAGGCTGCCCCGGGCCCGCGCGGTGGCCCGCCCGATCGCCTCGCCGAACCCGTACCCCTGCTCCGGGCCGATGCTGACCAGCTCCACCGGCCGGCTGCAGCGCGCCACCTGCCCGAGCAGCTCCGCCGTCGGACGCGCGCCGTGCAGGCACAGCACGATCTCGAGGTCCGGATAGGTCTGCCGCTCGATCGCCGCGAGCGCCGGCGTCACGTGGTCCAGCCGCCGGGTGACCAGCAGCACGCTCACCGGCGGCGGGCTGACCAGGGCGGGAAACGTGTCACCGGCCAGCCGGGGCAGCGCGAATGCGGTGGCGTGCTGGCGCAGGGCGGCCCGGCGCTGGCGTACGGCCCGCACCTCCCACTCGAAGTCGTCCCGGGGCAGGTCGTCGACCACCAGCGGCTGCAGCTCGGGCGCGAGGTGGGCGGCCACCGGCGGGCGCAGGCCGGGCGCGTGCACGAGCACTCCGGCCGCGGCCAGCCGGACCAGCACGGCCGCCTCGCCCTGTGGGTATCCGCACGGCGCCGTCAGACACCGGACCAGCCCGATCTCGCCGAGCACGGCGACGTCGTCCGGCGTGAGCCGATGGTCGTCCAACCGCCCGCGAAGCAGCGGGCCGTCGGGGCCGTCGATCCGCCACGTGTGCTCCGTGAAGACCAGGTCGGCCACGGGCGCCCGCCGGCCGAACGGTCCGTAGCGGCCGATCCCGGCGGCGTGCTCCGCGTCGACCAGCACTGTCGCGCCGACGCCCGCGTTGCCGGCCCGGATCACGCCGCCGTACAACGCCAGTGGGTCCGCCTCGCCGGCCGGTGGGAGCGCCGTGCCGTCGGGGCTGAGCACGAGGTCGTGCGGGCGGATCTCGTCGTCGGTCGGCAGCGCGCCGTTGACCACCGCGACGTTGGCGGCTGCCCCGACCCACGGCGGCGCGACCTCCTGCGCGGTGATGTCGGCGGACACCGCGCGCGGCAGTGGCCGGACGGAGCTCAGCACGGGCAGCACCGCCGTCAGCAGGGCCCGCAGCGGGGCCGGGCGACCGACCTCGAGCGCCACGGTCGCCCGGCCCGCCCCGCTCGCGGGCAGCCGGGTGCGGGTCGCCACCAGGTGCGGGACGGGACCCAGCCGGCCCGACCAGGCGCCGTACGGGTTCTGCCAGCTCTCGACGAACACTGTCAACCGCCGCACCAGCGTGCCAGCGGCTGGGTGGTCGAGCAGGCCACGCAAGTCGGCCAGCGAGGCGGCGCCGACGCACATCGCGGCGACCCGGACCCCGGCCCGCAACGGTCCGGGCGGTGGGTCCGGCGCGTCCACGATCAGCAGTGGCGCGCGCAGCATCAGGGCGGGCCAGCGGCGGGCGCGCCGCGCGCGCGGTCCCGCCCAGATCCGCCAGCGAAAGAAGCGGTCCGCCGGCACGCGACGCTCCCGTCGGGTCAAGCCGGCCGCCCCCGCTGGCCGGCACATTTAACGTAGCGTCCAGGCGGGTGTGATGTGGCCTGGATACACTCACGTGCGTGCCGACCCCGAACGACGCAGCCGAACCGGTCCGGATCTTCCGCAACGACTGGAGCGTTCTGCAGCCGCCGGAGATCGGCAGCTGGACCCCGACGCGGACCGTTTCCGTGGTCATTCCGGCCTACAACTGCCAGGAGTCGCTCAACCTGACGCTGGCCTCGCTGGCCCACCAGACCTACCCCGAAGAGCTGCTCGAGGTCGTGATCGCCGACGACACCAGCGAGCCGCCGCTCGAGCTGCCGAAGATCCGGCCGGGCAACTGCCGGATCGTCCGCGTGGCCGACCACTCGTCGGGCTGGGGGCGGGCCAACGCGCTGCACGTCGGCGCCACCAACAGCACCGGTGAGATCATCCACTGGCTCGACGCCGACATGGTCGTGTTCCCGGAGCACGTCGAGGCGCAGGTCCGCTGGCACCACGTCAGCGACGAGGTGGTCACCCTCGGCTACAAGCGGTTCACCACCGGCTGGAGCACGCCCGAGGAGATCGCCGAGCGCTGCGCCGCCGGCACCATCGACGCGCTCTTCGCGCACAACGACACCGAGCCGCACGACTACGTCGAGAAGATCATCGACGACACCGACCAGCTCCGGGCCGGCGACCACCTCAACTTCCGCGCCCACGTCGGCGCGACCGCGGCCCTGACCCGCCGGATGTACGACGAGACCGGTGGCCTCGACACCACCCTGCGGCTCGGCGAGGACACCGAGTTCGGCTTCCGGCTGACCCAGGCCGGGGCCGCCTTCGTGCCCGAGCCCAAGGCCGGCAGCTGGCACATGGGCCCGACCAACATGATGCAGCGCGGCGAGCAGCTGCGGCGCTACAACCGCCCGTTCCTGGCCGACCTGATGCCGCAGCCCCGCTGGCTGCGCTCGGTCGGCAACCGCAGCTGGAAGGTGCCGCTGGTCACCGCCGTGGTGCGGGCCGAGGGCAACTACGAGCTGGTCAAGACCTGTGTCGACCTGCTGCTGATGAGCGACCTGACCGACCTGCGGGTGATGCTGGTCGGCGACTGGGGCGCCCTGTCCGACGAACGCATGTCGGTGCTCAAGGACCCGCACCTCGACCTGCGGCTGGTGGAGGCCACCTACCGCCACGAGCCCCGGGTGGCGCTGGTCTCGGAGGCGCCGGACGACGTCTACCCGTCGCCCTACCTGCTGCGGGTGCCGACCAGCGCCGGCGTCGACGCCAACACCGTGCGCCGCCTGGTCCGGCTGGCCGACGAGTGGCAGGTCGGCCTGGTCCGGGTGCTGCCCCCCAAGGCCGCCTCGCCCGACAACGCGCTGGCGCTGTGGCGCACCGCGGCGCTGCGCCGGGCCGCGCGCTGCAAGGGCCCCGACGAGTCCTGGGAGAAGGCGGTCCTGTCGGTGGCCGGCGAACGCTGGGTCAGCGCCCGCGACTTCGCCGTGGCCAACCTGTCGGAGTGGGCCGAGGAAGACCTGGTGTCGCCGAAGCCCCGCCTGGTGGCCCGGCCCACGCTGGGCAACAAGGTCAGCTTCTTCGGCGTCGACACCATCCCGGTCGGCGGCGCGCGGTCGCTGGCGCTGGCCGCCAGGTTCGTCGCCCTCCGCGCCGCGAGCGGCGCCCGCCGCCGCCTCAACAACAAGCTCGGCCGCCAGCCGGAGTAACGCTCAGCTCAGTTCAGCGCGGTCACGCGCAGCACGCCGCGCGGATCGGCGTCGACCACCACCGGCCCGGCCTCGGCCGGCACCACCCGCGGCCCCGCCAGCAACGGCGTGGTCCCGATCGCGGCCCGCCAGGTCGCCGGCGGCTCCCCCGGCACGCCCGGGCGCCCGATCGCGGTGACCAGATCAGCGAACGGCACCCGGACCATCCACTTCGGACCGGCGACGACCACCGGGTACGCCAGCGACGGCACGCCCGCCGCCCGCTCCAGCCGCAGCAGGGTGCCCGGCGCCAGCTCACCGAACCCGTCGACGTAGAGATCGTCGGAGTCCGCGCCGGCTTCGACGACGAAAACGTCCGGTCGGTCCACCACCAACCGCAGCACCCCGCCGCGCACCACCGGCGCCAGCAGCGTCTCCGCGTCGACCCAGCGCGACGGCAGCGAGATCGGTTCAGTGGCCCGCAACAGGGCCCGCGCGCCGTCCCGGGCGGGCGCGACGTTGACCGTCCACTCCCCCGGCCGCCAACCTTCCCGGCCCCGCAGCCGCGTCGGCCGCAACAGGCAGGCGCCGCGCGCCGCCGGTTGGGCCACCACGCGATTGCCCGGCGCCGCCTCACGCAGCCAGAGCAGGGCCAGCGGCAGCCGCTCGTCAGCCAGGTCGATCCGCAGCCGATTGCCGGCCCAGCTCACCGCCGTGGCGCGCACGGCCGGCTCGGCCGGATCCCGCCACGCCGCCATGCCACCGACACCGACACCGGCACCGGCACCGGCACCGGCACCGGCGGCAGCCCCCGCCCGCACCGCACGCACGAGCTCGACGACCCCGTCGACGTCACCGTCCCGGGTCAGCCGCCAGGCCGCGGCGAGCCGCGAACGCAACCGATCGAGCGCGGAAGCATCCACATCGGACAGGAACGCGGACGCCAGCTTGAGGAACCGCGACCGGTACGCGTCGTCGACGTCCGGCAGCACCTCCAGCACGAGTCGCAGGTCGCTCTGCAGCGCGGTCTCGGCGTACCAGTTTGCGAAGTCCGGATCCGCCAACGACCGGCGCGCGGAGACGACGGCCGCGAACCGGTCGTCGAGGTTGCGCTGCTCGGCCATCCGCTGGCTGATCGACGCGTCGCCGGCCGGCCGCTGCCGCCAGTAGTAGACCGGCAGGTCGATCACGTCGACCCGGCGCGCCCGCCCGTAGAGCGGCACGGTCACCGGGATGTCCTCGTAGAGCACGCCCTCCGGGAACCGCGTGTCGCCCCAGAACGACCGGCGCCAGACCTTGTTGCAGGCGAGCCGGTCGTAGACCAGGTATCGGTGCTCGCGCGGGTCGACGGAGAGGCGGGTCTGCCGGTGCGTGCCCCGGTGCAGCGGCGACGGGCTCAGCTCGCCGTCGGTCAGCAGCGCCACGTTGCCGCTGGCGAAGTCCGAGCCGGTCTGCTCGAGCGCGTTGACGAGCACCTCGAAGGCGTACGGCGGAAGCACGTCGTCGGCGTCCACGAACGCGAGGTAGTCGCCCGTGGCCAGCGCCGCCCCCGCGTTCCGGGCCGCACCGAGGCCGGCGTTGGCCTGGTGCACCACCCGGAACCGCGGATCCCGCGCCGCCCACGCGTCCGCGAGCGCACCGCTGCCGTCGGTCGACCCGTCGTCGACCAGCACGACGTCGAGGTCGCGATGGGTCTGCGCCGCCAGCGATTCGAGGCAAATGTCCAACCAGCGGGCAACGTTGTGCACCGGCACCACGACCGTCAGCATGATCAGCCCCGGAAGACCGTCTCGACCACGCGTGCGGCGGCGCGGCCGTCTTCGAGCGAGCAGAACTTGCGGCGGAACTCGGCCCGGGCCTTGGTCGCGGCGTCGTTGTCGAACG
Protein-coding regions in this window:
- a CDS encoding glycosyltransferase, with product MLTVVVPVHNVARWLDICLESLAAQTHRDLDVVLVDDGSTDGSGALADAWAARDPRFRVVHQANAGLGAARNAGAALATGDYLAFVDADDVLPPYAFEVLVNALEQTGSDFASGNVALLTDGELSPSPLHRGTHRQTRLSVDPREHRYLVYDRLACNKVWRRSFWGDTRFPEGVLYEDIPVTVPLYGRARRVDVIDLPVYYWRQRPAGDASISQRMAEQRNLDDRFAAVVSARRSLADPDFANWYAETALQSDLRLVLEVLPDVDDAYRSRFLKLASAFLSDVDASALDRLRSRLAAAWRLTRDGDVDGVVELVRAVRAGAAAGAGAGAGAGVGVGGMAAWRDPAEPAVRATAVSWAGNRLRIDLADERLPLALLWLREAAPGNRVVAQPAARGACLLRPTRLRGREGWRPGEWTVNVAPARDGARALLRATEPISLPSRWVDAETLLAPVVRGGVLRLVVDRPDVFVVEAGADSDDLYVDGFGELAPGTLLRLERAAGVPSLAYPVVVAGPKWMVRVPFADLVTAIGRPGVPGEPPATWRAAIGTTPLLAGPRVVPAEAGPVVVDADPRGVLRVTALN
- a CDS encoding glycosyltransferase, which codes for MPTPNDAAEPVRIFRNDWSVLQPPEIGSWTPTRTVSVVIPAYNCQESLNLTLASLAHQTYPEELLEVVIADDTSEPPLELPKIRPGNCRIVRVADHSSGWGRANALHVGATNSTGEIIHWLDADMVVFPEHVEAQVRWHHVSDEVVTLGYKRFTTGWSTPEEIAERCAAGTIDALFAHNDTEPHDYVEKIIDDTDQLRAGDHLNFRAHVGATAALTRRMYDETGGLDTTLRLGEDTEFGFRLTQAGAAFVPEPKAGSWHMGPTNMMQRGEQLRRYNRPFLADLMPQPRWLRSVGNRSWKVPLVTAVVRAEGNYELVKTCVDLLLMSDLTDLRVMLVGDWGALSDERMSVLKDPHLDLRLVEATYRHEPRVALVSEAPDDVYPSPYLLRVPTSAGVDANTVRRLVRLADEWQVGLVRVLPPKAASPDNALALWRTAALRRAARCKGPDESWEKAVLSVAGERWVSARDFAVANLSEWAEEDLVSPKPRLVARPTLGNKVSFFGVDTIPVGGARSLALAARFVALRAASGARRRLNNKLGRQPE